One Sulfurihydrogenibium sp. DNA window includes the following coding sequences:
- the cas10 gene encoding type III-B CRISPR-associated protein Cas10/Cmr2, producing MAKYLVKITIPSIQDTIVRSRKLKDLTGGSELIPRIMQSGLKSLANDGKVEFIIPTADVVKEDSLNITNVAYLAIEGEKEQVTEKVKRMKEEMLKKLNTLVDTVKHRIPDKEFSIYENLIRYQIKNAINIVWAISEIKDNNIVKAKNDVDIAVANAKASIEPDDKFIEGFNLIQKQKNQYSAFENYQDFMEKAYQINPELIRGAYLCEVCGKRVILGATKNNFKSSITEKDEEDRLCAFCYAKRYYHGKHKKSVVDVALKKYLAEHGNRIQEIFKKHGKIDLLEEDKQNIYIEVLENNGENPDLIKSLNELYREIGKPPVYYAIVVMDGDSMGEKISKAFEENKIKIITKKLSEFSKEVKGIVEKYSGMSVYSGGDDLLALFPLKTVLEGYKEIVEKFKEYMKDTGYNFTASAGLVISHYKIPLNYVLQEARSAESKAKKVDGKDAVYIKYIKHSFSSAEAPIKNDHLQLFEELISFLSDEDFPFGFIYQLQELLLPYLPKTENEEPVKKLTKYLIEKKPYKRKDEFAKFMLDTKELFDFKEPEKIINTLKVAKFIASGV from the coding sequence ATGGCTAAGTATTTAGTAAAAATAACCATTCCATCTATACAAGATACAATTGTAAGGTCAAGAAAGCTTAAAGACTTGACAGGTGGTAGTGAACTTATTCCAAGGATTATGCAATCAGGATTAAAGTCGCTTGCAAATGATGGCAAAGTAGAGTTTATAATTCCAACAGCTGATGTTGTAAAAGAAGATAGCCTAAACATAACAAACGTAGCATATCTTGCAATAGAAGGAGAGAAAGAGCAGGTAACTGAAAAAGTAAAGCGTATGAAAGAAGAAATGTTAAAAAAATTAAATACTCTTGTAGATACGGTTAAACATAGAATTCCGGATAAAGAATTCAGCATATACGAAAATTTAATCAGATATCAAATTAAAAATGCCATCAATATAGTTTGGGCTATTAGCGAGATTAAAGATAACAACATTGTAAAAGCAAAAAATGATGTAGATATTGCAGTAGCTAATGCAAAAGCATCAATAGAGCCTGATGATAAATTTATTGAAGGATTTAATCTTATTCAAAAACAAAAGAATCAGTACTCAGCTTTTGAAAATTATCAGGATTTTATGGAAAAAGCATATCAAATTAATCCAGAACTTATAAGAGGAGCTTATCTTTGTGAGGTATGCGGAAAAAGAGTAATACTTGGAGCGACAAAAAATAATTTTAAAAGCTCAATCACAGAAAAAGATGAAGAAGACAGGCTTTGTGCATTTTGCTATGCAAAGAGATATTACCATGGAAAACATAAGAAATCTGTAGTTGACGTGGCTTTAAAAAAATATCTTGCAGAGCATGGAAATAGAATACAAGAAATCTTTAAAAAGCATGGAAAAATAGATTTGCTTGAAGAAGATAAACAAAACATATACATAGAGGTATTAGAAAATAACGGAGAAAATCCTGATTTGATAAAGTCTTTAAATGAATTATACAGAGAAATTGGCAAGCCGCCAGTTTACTATGCCATCGTTGTAATGGATGGAGACTCAATGGGAGAAAAAATATCAAAAGCATTTGAAGAAAATAAGATTAAAATCATAACCAAAAAGTTATCAGAATTTAGTAAAGAGGTTAAAGGTATAGTAGAAAAATACTCCGGAATGTCTGTATACTCAGGTGGAGATGATTTATTAGCACTGTTCCCATTAAAAACAGTCTTAGAAGGATACAAAGAAATAGTAGAAAAATTTAAAGAGTATATGAAAGATACAGGATATAACTTTACAGCAAGCGCAGGTTTGGTAATATCCCATTACAAAATACCTCTTAACTATGTATTACAAGAAGCAAGGTCTGCAGAAAGCAAAGCTAAAAAAGTTGATGGAAAAGATGCAGTATACATAAAATACATAAAACATTCATTCTCGTCAGCAGAAGCTCCAATAAAAAACGATCATTTACAATTATTTGAAGAATTAATAAGCTTTCTATCTGATGAAGATTTTCCATTTGGCTTTATCTATCAACTACAAGAGCTTTTACTTCCATACCTACCAAAAACAGAAAATGAGGAACCTGTTAAAAAGCTAACAAAATATCTAATTGAGAAGAAGCCTTATAAGAGAAAAGACGAGTTTGCAAAATTTATGTTAGATACTAAAGAGCTTTTTGACTTCAAAGAGCCGGAAAAAATAATCAACACTTTAAAAGTAGCTAAATTTATAGCAAGCGGGGTGTAA
- a CDS encoding type III-B CRISPR module-associated Cmr3 family protein, with amino-acid sequence MIGIKPFDVLTFGDGKPFNATERVFRESGFFINPIPIISGLNKAAGKKLNLEFISLAKGENLYFKAPIDIKVANNRVIKPVVRKLDNVITEENLEYFLDYQTSEKMEDLNGYLKDEEYIKYLKDEEISANTELLRPYKELRTGIAIDRSTRTTKEGHLFTQTFIRFEEDVYFYVKPSEDLNIDTVIVGGESRLSVIIKKDKDLTERLLKEKENIKNIVRKTGFFKLILLSPTNKVLEIEGAKIIAKVLGKPFIYSSWIKLPNDKTGFPTRIFRLIPEGSVIYYKVEDKSKIDEIFDKYYLKPAYYELEYPYFDTKNPTGFGLSIIGALNLNKGGQG; translated from the coding sequence ATGATAGGAATTAAACCATTTGATGTATTAACCTTTGGAGATGGAAAGCCATTTAATGCAACAGAAAGAGTTTTTAGAGAGTCGGGCTTCTTTATAAATCCAATCCCAATTATTAGCGGACTAAACAAAGCCGCAGGCAAAAAACTAAACTTAGAGTTTATATCCCTTGCAAAAGGAGAAAATCTATACTTTAAAGCACCAATAGATATAAAAGTCGCAAATAACAGAGTAATCAAACCAGTTGTCAGAAAGCTTGACAATGTAATTACAGAAGAAAATTTAGAATACTTTTTAGATTATCAAACCAGCGAAAAGATGGAGGATTTAAACGGCTATTTAAAAGATGAGGAGTATATAAAATACTTAAAAGATGAAGAAATATCGGCTAATACAGAGCTTTTAAGACCGTATAAAGAATTAAGAACAGGTATAGCAATAGATAGAAGCACGAGAACCACAAAGGAAGGGCACTTATTTACTCAAACATTTATCAGATTTGAAGAAGATGTTTATTTTTATGTAAAGCCATCTGAAGATTTAAATATCGATACTGTAATCGTTGGCGGGGAAAGTAGGCTATCGGTCATAATTAAAAAAGATAAAGATTTAACAGAAAGGCTTTTAAAAGAAAAGGAAAATATAAAAAACATTGTCAGAAAAACAGGATTTTTCAAGTTAATATTACTATCACCTACAAACAAGGTATTAGAAATAGAAGGAGCAAAAATCATAGCCAAGGTTTTAGGTAAACCATTTATTTATAGCAGTTGGATAAAATTACCAAATGACAAAACAGGATTTCCAACCAGAATATTTAGACTAATTCCTGAAGGTTCGGTTATTTACTACAAAGTAGAAGACAAAAGCAAAATTGATGAAATATTTGATAAATACTATCTTAAACCAGCTTATTATGAGCTTGAATATCCATACTTTGATACTAAAAATCCAACAGGATTTGGATTAAGCATAATAGGAGCTTTAAATTTAAATAAAGGAGGTCAAGGATAA